A genomic region of Micromonospora sp. NBC_01796 contains the following coding sequences:
- the metH gene encoding methionine synthase has protein sequence MPISLLDALATRILIADGAMGTMLQAADLSLDDFEGYEGCNEVLNVTRPEVVRSVHDAYFEAGADCVETNTFGTNLGNLGEYDIQHRIVELAEAGARIARQSADHWSTPERPRFVLGSIGPGTKLPTLGHSRYDTLRQAYLENATGLLTGGVDALIIETCQDLLQVKSAVVGARRAMMQAGRTVPLICHVTVETTGTMLLGSEIGAALTALEPLGIDLIGLNCATGPAEMSEHLRYLSQHARVPLSVMPNAGLPQLTADGAYYPLTPQELADALDRFVNEYGVSLVGGCCGTTPEHIRAVSERLTGATPVVRQPQPEAGVASIYHHVPFAQDASVLMVGERTNANGSKAFREAMLAGDWQACVEIARSQARDGSHLLDLCVDYVGRDGAEDMRQLASRFATASTLPIMLDSTEPQVIEAGLEMLGGRCVVNSVNFEDGDGPESRYARVMPIIKEHGAAVVALTIDEEGQARTAEWKVRVASRLIDDLTGRWGLSLGDIMVDTLTFPIATGQEETRRDGIETINAIREIAQRYPGVNFTLGLSNVSFGLNPAARQVLNSVFLHECVQAGLTSAIVHASKILPMSKIPQEQREAALDLVYDRRRPATDDQPAYDPVQRFIQVFEGVDAASARATRAEELAGLPLDERLKRRIVDGERKGLEADLDDALTERPALAIINDTLLDGMKVVGELFGSGQMQLPFVLQSAEVMKTAVAYLEPHMEKADDGGKGKIVLATVKGDVHDIGKNLVDIILSNNGYEVVNIGIKQPITAILDAAEEHRADAIGMSGLLVKSTVIMKENLQEMVSRGVAERWPVLLGGAALTRAYVEDDLRSMYAGQVHYARDAFEGLSLMDRVMIAKRGGAAVVDPEREAALAARRARRERQRTMVGDALPDINDSSVRSDVATDVEVPAPPFFGTRVIKGVPLADYSAVLDERATFVGQWGLRGARGGNGPTYEELVETEGRPRLRYWLDRLIADKVLEAAVVYGYFPAYSEGNDLVVLDENGNTERARFTFPRQRQERRLCLADFFKPRGEQLDVVALQLVTVGQPVSEYTAKMFARNEYRDYLEVHGLSVQLTEALAEYWHRRVRNELVLPGGRTLGTDDPTDLAGLLHNDYRGCRYALGYTACPDLEDRAKIVDLLGADRIGVRLSEEFQLEPEQATDAIIVHHPDANYFNAK, from the coding sequence GTGCCTATTTCGCTGCTGGACGCTCTCGCGACCCGGATCCTGATCGCCGACGGTGCGATGGGGACCATGTTGCAGGCAGCCGATCTGAGCCTGGACGACTTCGAGGGCTACGAGGGCTGCAACGAGGTCCTGAACGTCACCCGGCCCGAGGTCGTCCGGTCGGTGCACGACGCGTACTTCGAGGCCGGTGCGGACTGCGTCGAGACGAACACCTTCGGCACCAACCTCGGCAACCTCGGCGAGTACGACATCCAGCACCGGATCGTCGAGCTGGCCGAGGCCGGCGCCCGGATCGCCCGGCAGTCCGCCGACCACTGGTCGACGCCGGAGCGGCCCCGGTTCGTACTCGGGTCGATCGGGCCCGGCACCAAGCTCCCCACCCTCGGACACAGCCGGTACGACACCCTGCGCCAGGCGTACCTGGAGAACGCGACCGGGCTGCTCACCGGCGGTGTCGACGCGTTGATCATCGAGACCTGCCAGGACCTGCTCCAGGTCAAGTCCGCTGTGGTCGGTGCCCGGCGGGCGATGATGCAGGCCGGCCGTACGGTGCCGTTGATCTGCCACGTCACCGTCGAGACCACCGGGACCATGCTGCTCGGCAGCGAGATCGGTGCCGCGCTGACCGCCCTCGAACCGCTCGGCATCGACCTGATCGGGCTCAACTGTGCCACCGGCCCGGCCGAGATGAGCGAGCACCTGCGGTACCTCTCCCAGCACGCCCGGGTCCCGCTGTCGGTGATGCCGAACGCCGGCCTGCCACAGCTCACCGCCGACGGCGCCTACTACCCGCTGACCCCGCAGGAACTTGCCGACGCGCTCGACCGGTTCGTCAACGAGTACGGCGTCTCGCTCGTCGGTGGCTGCTGCGGCACCACCCCCGAGCACATCCGGGCCGTCTCCGAGCGGCTGACCGGAGCCACCCCGGTCGTGCGCCAGCCCCAGCCGGAGGCCGGGGTCGCGTCGATCTACCACCACGTCCCGTTCGCCCAGGACGCCAGCGTCCTGATGGTGGGGGAGCGGACCAACGCCAACGGCTCCAAGGCGTTCCGGGAGGCGATGCTCGCCGGCGACTGGCAGGCGTGCGTGGAGATCGCCCGCAGCCAGGCCCGCGACGGCTCGCACCTGCTCGACCTCTGCGTCGACTACGTCGGCCGCGACGGCGCCGAGGACATGCGCCAACTCGCCAGCCGGTTCGCCACCGCGTCCACCCTGCCGATCATGCTCGACTCGACCGAGCCCCAGGTGATCGAGGCGGGGTTGGAGATGCTCGGCGGCCGGTGCGTGGTCAACTCGGTCAACTTCGAGGACGGCGACGGCCCCGAATCCCGGTACGCCCGGGTGATGCCGATCATCAAGGAGCACGGCGCCGCCGTGGTGGCACTGACCATCGACGAGGAGGGCCAGGCCCGTACGGCCGAGTGGAAGGTCCGGGTCGCGTCCCGGCTGATCGACGACCTCACCGGCCGGTGGGGACTCTCGCTGGGCGACATCATGGTCGACACGCTGACCTTCCCGATCGCCACGGGCCAGGAGGAAACCCGCCGCGACGGCATCGAGACCATCAACGCGATCCGAGAGATCGCCCAGCGCTACCCCGGCGTCAACTTCACCCTCGGGCTGTCCAACGTCTCCTTCGGACTCAACCCCGCCGCCCGCCAGGTGCTCAACTCGGTCTTCCTGCACGAATGCGTGCAGGCCGGGCTGACCAGCGCGATCGTGCACGCCAGCAAGATCCTGCCGATGTCGAAGATCCCGCAGGAGCAGCGCGAGGCGGCCCTCGACCTGGTCTACGACCGGCGCCGCCCGGCCACCGACGACCAGCCCGCGTACGACCCGGTGCAGCGCTTCATCCAGGTCTTCGAGGGCGTCGACGCCGCTTCGGCCCGTGCCACCCGGGCCGAGGAACTGGCCGGGCTGCCGCTGGACGAGCGACTCAAGCGCCGGATCGTCGACGGCGAACGCAAGGGCCTGGAAGCCGACCTGGACGACGCCCTGACCGAGCGCCCCGCGCTGGCGATCATCAACGACACCCTGCTCGACGGGATGAAGGTCGTCGGCGAGCTGTTCGGCTCCGGCCAGATGCAGCTCCCGTTCGTGCTCCAGTCGGCCGAGGTGATGAAGACCGCGGTCGCGTACCTGGAACCGCACATGGAGAAGGCCGACGACGGCGGCAAGGGCAAGATCGTGCTGGCCACGGTCAAGGGCGACGTGCACGACATCGGCAAGAACCTGGTCGACATCATCCTGTCCAACAACGGCTACGAGGTTGTCAACATCGGCATCAAGCAGCCCATCACCGCGATCCTCGACGCCGCCGAGGAACACCGGGCAGACGCCATCGGCATGTCCGGGTTGCTGGTCAAGAGCACCGTCATCATGAAGGAGAACCTCCAGGAGATGGTCTCCCGCGGGGTCGCCGAACGCTGGCCGGTGCTGCTCGGCGGGGCCGCGCTCACCCGGGCCTACGTCGAGGACGATCTCCGTTCGATGTACGCCGGCCAGGTGCACTACGCCCGCGACGCGTTCGAGGGACTGTCCCTGATGGACCGGGTGATGATTGCCAAACGCGGTGGCGCCGCAGTGGTCGACCCGGAACGGGAGGCGGCCCTGGCGGCGCGGCGGGCACGACGGGAGCGCCAACGGACCATGGTCGGCGACGCCCTGCCGGACATCAACGACTCCTCGGTCCGCTCCGATGTCGCCACCGACGTCGAGGTGCCCGCACCACCGTTCTTCGGCACCCGCGTCATCAAGGGTGTGCCGTTGGCGGACTACTCGGCCGTCCTGGACGAGCGGGCGACGTTCGTCGGCCAGTGGGGGCTGCGCGGTGCCCGGGGCGGCAACGGCCCGACGTACGAGGAACTGGTCGAAACCGAAGGACGGCCCCGGCTGCGCTACTGGCTGGACCGGCTGATCGCCGACAAGGTGCTCGAAGCCGCAGTGGTCTACGGCTACTTCCCGGCGTACTCCGAAGGCAACGACCTGGTGGTGCTGGACGAGAACGGGAACACCGAACGGGCCCGCTTCACCTTCCCCCGTCAGCGCCAGGAACGCCGCCTCTGCCTGGCCGACTTCTTCAAGCCGCGCGGTGAGCAGTTGGACGTGGTGGCCCTGCAACTGGTCACCGTCGGCCAACCGGTCAGCGAGTACACCGCGAAGATGTTCGCCCGAAACGAGTACCGCGACTACCTCGAGGTGCACGGCCTGTCCGTACAGCTCACCGAGGCCCTCGCCGAATACTGGCACCGCCGGGTCCGCAACGAGCTGGTCCTGCCCGGCGGCCGTACGCTCGGCACCGACGACCCGACGGACCTCGCCGGCCTGCTGCACAACGACTACCGAGGCTGCCGGTACGCGCTCGGCTACACGGCCTGCCCCGACCTCGAGGACCGGGCGAAGATCGTCGACCTGCTCGGCGCCGACCGCATCGGCGTACGCCTCTCCGAGGAGTTCCAACTCGAACCGGAGCAGGCCACCGACGCCATCATCGTCCACCACCCCGACGCCAACTACTTCAACGCCAAGTAG
- a CDS encoding PAC2 family protein, whose protein sequence is MTEFDGLPTLRSPVAIAAFEGWNDAADASTAAVEHLEQVWQARQIAELDPEDFYDFQVSRPTITMAEGETRRVEWPTTRFMLASPEGTDRDVVLIRGIEPSMRWRTFCEQILELCHSLEINRIVLLGALLADVPYTRPLPISGSASDKDAAERYQLTPTRYDGPTGIVGVLQDACTRAEVDAVSFWVHVPHYANNPPCPKATLALLHRVEEVLDLPVPMADLAEEAAEWEQRVRSAAEQDAELGEYVRELEERVGDAGIQPLTGDEIAQEFEKYLRRRGGSAGPTAGSW, encoded by the coding sequence GTGACCGAGTTCGACGGCCTGCCCACGTTGCGCTCGCCGGTGGCCATCGCCGCCTTCGAGGGCTGGAACGACGCCGCCGACGCCTCGACCGCGGCGGTCGAGCATCTGGAGCAGGTCTGGCAGGCCCGGCAGATCGCCGAACTCGACCCGGAGGACTTCTACGACTTCCAGGTGAGCCGGCCGACGATCACGATGGCCGAGGGCGAGACCCGCCGGGTCGAGTGGCCGACCACCCGGTTCATGTTGGCCAGTCCGGAGGGGACCGACCGCGATGTGGTGCTGATCCGCGGGATCGAGCCGAGCATGCGGTGGCGGACCTTCTGCGAGCAGATCCTGGAGCTGTGCCACAGCCTGGAGATCAACCGGATCGTGCTGCTCGGGGCGTTGCTCGCCGATGTGCCGTACACCCGGCCGTTGCCGATCAGCGGGAGCGCGTCGGACAAGGACGCGGCCGAGCGCTACCAGCTCACCCCGACCCGGTACGACGGACCGACCGGGATCGTCGGTGTGCTGCAGGATGCCTGCACCCGCGCCGAGGTCGACGCGGTGTCGTTCTGGGTGCACGTGCCGCACTACGCCAACAACCCGCCCTGCCCGAAGGCGACCCTGGCCCTGCTGCACCGGGTCGAGGAGGTGCTCGACCTGCCGGTGCCCATGGCCGACCTGGCCGAGGAGGCCGCCGAGTGGGAGCAGCGGGTGCGCTCCGCCGCCGAGCAGGACGCCGAACTCGGCGAGTACGTCCGGGAGTTGGAGGAGCGGGTCGGCGACGCCGGTATCCAGCCGTTGACCGGGGACGAGATCGCCCAGGAGTTCGAGAAGTACCTGCGTCGTCGGGGTGGTTCCGCCGGCCCGACCGCCGGCTCCTGGTAA
- a CDS encoding methyltransferase, with protein MITPTPLMGLVTGFWSFKTFAAAVELGLFTRIAGGQVLTVQTASTEFGLAARPADLLLSACASLGLLEKTDGGYRNSALAEEFLVAGKPYYFGGQVRYCDERTYLPWHRIGEALRTDKPLTWDPQAKGSVFDADDPEMLALFWEAMYSTSIFTARALAGAYDFSGHRRLLDVGGGAGAFSIELCRQYPDLRATVLDLPHVCAQADGKIAAAGLTGTVDAVSGDFLADPALPEGYDAVLLSMILHDWDEPTNELILAKCFAALSPGGTIIISELLLNDDRTGPPEAALMGMNMLVETEGGKNYSGAEYREWLGRAGFTDIRTLAFEAPGANGVVLGRKP; from the coding sequence ATGATCACCCCTACCCCGCTTATGGGGCTCGTGACCGGTTTCTGGAGCTTCAAGACCTTCGCGGCGGCGGTCGAACTCGGCCTGTTCACCCGGATCGCCGGTGGGCAGGTGCTGACGGTGCAGACCGCCAGCACCGAGTTCGGCCTCGCCGCACGCCCGGCCGACCTGCTGCTCTCGGCCTGCGCCTCGCTGGGCCTGCTGGAGAAGACCGACGGCGGCTACCGCAACTCCGCGCTGGCCGAGGAGTTCCTGGTCGCCGGGAAGCCGTACTACTTCGGCGGCCAGGTGCGCTACTGCGACGAGCGTACGTACCTGCCCTGGCACCGCATCGGAGAGGCGCTGCGCACCGACAAGCCGCTCACCTGGGACCCCCAGGCGAAGGGGTCGGTGTTCGACGCCGACGACCCGGAGATGCTCGCCCTGTTCTGGGAGGCGATGTACTCCACCTCGATCTTCACCGCCCGGGCGCTGGCCGGCGCATACGACTTCAGCGGGCACCGGCGGCTGCTCGACGTCGGCGGTGGGGCGGGCGCCTTCTCGATCGAACTCTGCCGGCAGTACCCCGATCTGCGGGCCACCGTCCTCGACCTGCCGCACGTCTGCGCCCAGGCCGACGGGAAGATCGCCGCAGCCGGGCTGACCGGCACGGTGGACGCCGTCAGCGGGGACTTCCTCGCCGACCCGGCACTACCCGAGGGCTACGACGCGGTCCTGCTGAGCATGATCCTGCACGACTGGGACGAGCCGACCAACGAGCTGATCCTGGCCAAGTGCTTCGCCGCGCTCTCCCCCGGCGGCACGATCATCATCTCCGAGTTGCTGCTCAACGACGACCGGACCGGGCCGCCGGAAGCCGCCCTGATGGGGATGAACATGCTGGTGGAGACCGAGGGCGGGAAGAACTACTCCGGCGCGGAGTACCGCGAGTGGCTGGGCCGGGCCGGGTTCACCGACATCCGTACGCTCGCCTTCGAGGCACCGGGCGCGAACGGCGTGGTGCTCGGCCGCAAGCCGTGA
- a CDS encoding GntR family transcriptional regulator, translating to MQINPGAAEFPHRQIASQLRTRVRQGDWAAGERLPSIPAIAEMFGVAKQTVQRAIDQLRVEGVLITKPGSGTYVRGTRRRLNRLSRGRYGGHRGYHADLAARYRQHLIQVGRAPAPPEVADAFGVPDGTELVIRRHLVRTEEVPVEVGASWFRVADAAGTSLERMESFGRPLYQEAEEAIGRGYASATDTISARQPSREEAEILQIRPDTPVLHLLHVAYDDRHKPIEVAQATWPGPMTTLTEEYRIPGPAADPEPDPGLVLG from the coding sequence GTGCAGATCAACCCGGGGGCCGCCGAGTTCCCGCACCGGCAGATCGCGAGCCAACTGCGTACCCGGGTCCGTCAGGGCGACTGGGCGGCCGGTGAGCGGCTGCCGAGCATCCCGGCCATCGCGGAGATGTTCGGGGTGGCCAAGCAGACCGTGCAGCGCGCCATCGACCAGCTCCGGGTCGAGGGCGTACTGATCACCAAGCCCGGCTCCGGCACCTACGTACGCGGCACCCGACGCCGGCTCAACCGGCTCTCCCGGGGCCGCTACGGCGGTCACCGGGGCTACCACGCCGACCTCGCAGCCCGTTACCGCCAGCACCTGATCCAGGTCGGCCGGGCACCGGCACCGCCGGAGGTGGCCGACGCGTTCGGGGTGCCGGACGGCACCGAACTGGTCATCCGGCGGCACCTGGTCCGGACCGAGGAGGTGCCGGTCGAGGTGGGTGCCTCCTGGTTCCGGGTCGCCGACGCCGCCGGCACCAGCCTGGAACGGATGGAGTCCTTCGGCCGGCCGCTCTACCAGGAGGCCGAGGAGGCCATCGGGCGCGGGTACGCCTCCGCCACCGACACCATCAGCGCCCGGCAGCCGAGCCGGGAGGAGGCGGAGATCCTCCAGATCCGGCCGGACACCCCGGTCCTGCACCTGCTGCACGTCGCGTACGACGACCGGCACAAGCCGATCGAGGTGGCCCAGGCGACCTGGCCCGGACCGATGACCACGCTGACCGAGGAGTACCGGATCCCCGGACCCGCGGCCGACCCCGAACCCGATCCCGGCCTGGTGCTCGGCTGA
- the mshC gene encoding cysteine--1-D-myo-inosityl 2-amino-2-deoxy-alpha-D-glucopyranoside ligase gives MDAWTGHQVPRLPGTGEPLALFDSARGAAHPSRPTGPATMYVCGITPYDATHLGHAATMITFDLVQRMWRDNGHEVRYVQNVTDIDDPLLERAQRDGEDWIVLAMRETALFREDMEALRIIPPAHYVGAVESIPAIVGKVCALYDDGAAYRLEDGTGDVYFDLTAAPRFGYESNLSREEMLVLSAERGGDPDRPGKRDPLDPLLWRGAREGEPAWDGGPLGPGRPGWHIECASIALDLLGNTIDVQGGGNDLLFPHHECSAAHAERLTGESPFARHYVHAGMIGLDGEKMSKSKGNLVFVSRLRADRVDPMALRLGLVVDHYRSDRTWTDEVLKTAQQRLARWREAAAAPAGPSGAELLAGVRARLADDLDTPGALALVDDWVDSTLAGDGDDPAAPALFADTVDALLGVKL, from the coding sequence ATGGACGCATGGACGGGGCATCAGGTGCCACGGCTGCCGGGAACCGGTGAGCCACTGGCGTTGTTCGACTCGGCGCGCGGCGCCGCCCACCCGAGCCGCCCCACCGGGCCGGCGACGATGTACGTCTGTGGCATCACGCCGTACGACGCGACCCACCTCGGTCACGCCGCCACCATGATCACTTTTGATCTGGTGCAGCGGATGTGGCGGGACAACGGGCACGAGGTGCGTTACGTCCAGAACGTCACCGACATCGACGATCCACTACTGGAGCGGGCCCAGCGCGACGGCGAGGACTGGATCGTCCTGGCGATGCGGGAGACGGCCCTGTTCCGCGAGGACATGGAGGCGCTGCGGATCATCCCCCCGGCGCACTACGTCGGCGCGGTCGAGTCGATCCCGGCGATCGTCGGCAAGGTCTGCGCCCTCTACGACGACGGTGCCGCGTACCGGCTGGAGGACGGGACCGGGGACGTGTACTTCGACCTCACCGCCGCGCCCCGGTTCGGTTACGAGTCGAACCTCTCCCGTGAGGAGATGCTCGTCCTGTCCGCCGAGCGGGGCGGCGACCCCGACCGGCCGGGCAAGCGCGACCCGCTCGACCCGCTGCTCTGGCGTGGGGCCCGCGAGGGCGAGCCGGCCTGGGACGGGGGACCCCTCGGGCCGGGCCGACCGGGCTGGCACATCGAGTGCGCCTCGATCGCCCTGGACCTGCTCGGCAACACCATCGACGTGCAGGGCGGCGGCAACGACCTGCTCTTCCCCCATCACGAGTGTTCGGCCGCGCACGCGGAGCGGTTGACCGGCGAGTCGCCGTTCGCCCGGCACTACGTACACGCCGGCATGATCGGCCTGGACGGCGAGAAGATGTCGAAGTCCAAGGGGAACCTGGTCTTCGTGTCCCGGCTGCGGGCCGACCGGGTCGACCCGATGGCGCTGCGCCTGGGTCTGGTCGTCGACCACTACCGGTCGGACCGGACCTGGACCGACGAGGTGCTCAAGACCGCACAACAGCGGCTGGCCCGGTGGCGGGAGGCCGCCGCCGCGCCCGCCGGGCCGTCCGGGGCCGAGCTGCTTGCCGGCGTACGGGCCCGGCTCGCCGACGACCTGGACACTCCGGGTGCGCTGGCGCTGGTGGACGACTGGGTGGACAGCACCCTCGCCGGTGACGGCGACGACCCGGCCGCCCCGGCGCTGTTCGCCGACACCGTCGACGCCCTGCTCGGCGTGAAGCTCTAG
- a CDS encoding SCO1664 family protein, with translation MTSSDVQPVLDESDALRLLRGGEFELEGRLTDASNTTLRGFLTLDGVTARCVYKPVRGERPLWDFPDGTLAGREVSAYLVSRATGWDVVPPTVLRDGPFGPGACQLWIDEPADAEPLVGFVPAGSLPPRWFRVAAAQDDDGVPYALAHADDPRLARMAVFDAVINNADRKGGHVLIGPDDRIYGVDHGVSFHVEDKLRTVLWGWSRRALPPDAIEVLSELAAGLVGALGEELAEHLTISEVAEVSARVNRLLETARFPVPPEDWPAIPWPPI, from the coding sequence GTGACCTCGTCCGACGTGCAGCCGGTGCTCGACGAGAGCGACGCGCTACGCCTGCTTCGGGGCGGTGAGTTCGAGCTGGAGGGGCGGCTCACCGACGCCTCCAACACCACCCTGCGGGGCTTCCTGACCCTCGACGGGGTGACCGCCCGGTGCGTCTACAAGCCGGTACGCGGGGAGCGACCGCTGTGGGACTTCCCCGACGGCACCCTCGCCGGCCGCGAGGTGAGCGCCTACCTGGTCTCCCGGGCCACGGGCTGGGACGTGGTCCCGCCGACGGTGCTGCGCGACGGCCCGTTCGGCCCCGGCGCCTGTCAGCTCTGGATCGACGAGCCCGCCGACGCCGAACCGCTCGTCGGGTTCGTCCCGGCGGGCAGCCTCCCGCCCCGGTGGTTCCGGGTCGCCGCCGCCCAGGACGACGACGGCGTGCCGTACGCGCTCGCACACGCCGACGACCCCCGGTTGGCCCGGATGGCGGTCTTCGACGCCGTGATTAACAACGCCGACCGCAAGGGCGGCCACGTGCTGATCGGCCCCGACGACCGGATCTACGGCGTCGACCACGGGGTCAGCTTCCACGTCGAGGACAAGCTCCGTACGGTGCTCTGGGGCTGGTCCCGGCGGGCCCTGCCGCCGGACGCGATCGAGGTCCTGAGCGAGCTCGCCGCCGGCCTCGTCGGGGCGCTCGGCGAGGAACTGGCCGAACACCTGACCATCAGCGAGGTCGCGGAGGTCTCGGCGCGGGTGAACCGGTTGCTGGAGACGGCCCGGTTCCCGGTCCCGCCCGAGGACTGGCCGGCGATCCCGTGGCCACCGATCTGA
- a CDS encoding DUF3090 family protein — MTHQVHAFEPPERFVAGTVGPPGERTFFLQAKGGGRVVSVALEKVQVSLLAEKLEELLTEAQRRFGVELPEPVVVTSDNDPLDNPVDEEFRVGTLGLAFDVDTATVVIEAIAAGEAEAEVELGEPDEVDETDEEDEEPDDDLDRLRVRLTPQAAREFIERARRVVNAGRPPCPLCGQPLDPAGHLCPRHNGYHR; from the coding sequence ATGACCCACCAGGTGCACGCCTTCGAGCCGCCAGAGCGGTTCGTCGCTGGGACCGTGGGCCCGCCCGGAGAGCGGACGTTCTTTCTCCAGGCCAAGGGCGGCGGCCGGGTGGTCAGTGTCGCCCTGGAGAAGGTCCAGGTGTCGCTGCTGGCCGAGAAGCTGGAAGAGCTGCTGACCGAGGCGCAGCGCCGCTTCGGCGTCGAGCTGCCCGAGCCGGTGGTGGTCACCTCCGACAACGACCCGCTGGACAACCCGGTCGACGAGGAGTTCCGCGTCGGCACCCTGGGCCTCGCCTTCGACGTCGACACCGCCACGGTGGTCATCGAGGCGATCGCGGCCGGTGAGGCCGAGGCGGAGGTCGAGCTGGGTGAGCCGGACGAGGTGGACGAGACCGACGAGGAGGACGAGGAGCCCGATGACGACCTCGACCGACTGCGGGTGCGGTTGACCCCACAGGCGGCGCGGGAGTTCATCGAGCGGGCCCGCCGGGTGGTGAACGCCGGCCGGCCGCCGTGCCCGCTCTGCGGCCAGCCCCTCGACCCCGCCGGTCACCTTTGCCCACGTCACAACGGCTACCACCGCTGA
- a CDS encoding histidine phosphatase family protein, giving the protein MGLVATLLLLRHGRTTANASGGLAGRQPVELDETGRAQAVAAGARLRPLPLAAVVSSPLIRCLQTLELALPQVPPTLEDDLIECGYGDWEGQPLKKLAKDPLWPVVQQHPSSVVFPGGEAMAAMATRAVSAVRRWDARVTAEHGPEAIWLACSHGDVIKAIVADALGVHLDLFQRIVADPASVTAIRYTPTRPFVLRLNDSAGDLGNLVPPRRTRRRRPRAADSDAAVGGGAGSGEPGLQR; this is encoded by the coding sequence GTGGGTCTCGTGGCAACCCTCCTACTTCTGCGACACGGTCGGACCACCGCGAACGCCAGCGGTGGCCTGGCCGGGCGCCAGCCGGTCGAGCTGGACGAGACCGGTCGGGCGCAGGCCGTGGCGGCCGGTGCCCGGCTGCGCCCGCTCCCGCTGGCGGCCGTGGTCAGCAGCCCGCTCATCCGCTGCCTGCAGACCCTGGAACTGGCGCTGCCGCAGGTCCCGCCCACCCTCGAGGACGACCTGATCGAGTGCGGGTACGGCGACTGGGAGGGGCAGCCGCTGAAGAAGCTGGCCAAGGATCCACTGTGGCCCGTGGTGCAGCAGCACCCGAGTTCGGTGGTCTTCCCCGGTGGCGAGGCGATGGCCGCGATGGCGACCCGCGCCGTGTCGGCGGTACGCCGCTGGGACGCCAGGGTCACCGCCGAGCACGGGCCGGAGGCGATCTGGCTGGCCTGCAGCCACGGCGATGTGATCAAGGCCATCGTGGCGGACGCGCTCGGCGTACATCTTGATCTTTTCCAGCGGATCGTGGCCGACCCGGCCTCGGTGACCGCGATCCGCTACACCCCGACCCGCCCGTTCGTGCTCCGGCTCAACGACTCGGCCGGCGACCTGGGCAACCTCGTACCCCCTCGCCGGACCCGGCGGCGGCGGCCCCGCGCGGCCGACTCCGACGCCGCGGTCGGCGGCGGTGCCGGCAGCGGCGAACCGGGACTGCAACGATGA
- a CDS encoding undecaprenyl-diphosphate phosphatase, translating to MSWIEAIVLGLVQGLTEFLPVSSSAHLRITSAIFFDRDAGASFTAVTQLGTEAAVLVYFARDIWRITRIWVVGIWDRSVRGSLDYRMGWYVIVGSIPIGVFGLVLKDQIRTAARNLWLVATVLIVFAFVLAFAEYWGRQTRTIKDFTMRDGVVMGLAQAAALVPGVSRSGGTLTAGLFLNLTREAAARYSFLLAIPAVVMSGLFSIPDVFDNSGDGSIPTVAQMIVATVLAFAVGYVSIAWLLRYVAHHTLYAFVLYRVALGSLVLALLITGTITAT from the coding sequence ATGAGCTGGATCGAGGCGATCGTGCTCGGCCTCGTACAGGGGCTGACCGAGTTCCTGCCGGTGAGTTCGTCGGCGCACCTGCGGATCACCTCGGCGATCTTCTTCGACCGGGACGCCGGGGCCTCGTTCACCGCGGTCACCCAGCTCGGCACCGAGGCGGCCGTGCTGGTCTACTTCGCCAGGGACATCTGGCGGATCACCCGGATCTGGGTGGTCGGGATCTGGGACCGTTCCGTACGCGGCAGCCTGGACTACCGGATGGGCTGGTACGTCATCGTCGGCTCGATCCCGATCGGGGTCTTCGGACTGGTGTTGAAGGACCAGATCCGGACCGCCGCCCGGAACCTGTGGTTGGTCGCCACCGTCTTGATCGTCTTCGCCTTTGTGCTCGCCTTCGCCGAGTACTGGGGCCGGCAGACCCGGACGATCAAGGACTTCACCATGCGGGACGGCGTCGTGATGGGGCTGGCCCAGGCGGCGGCGCTGGTCCCCGGCGTGTCCCGCTCCGGCGGCACCCTCACCGCCGGCCTCTTCCTGAACCTGACCCGCGAGGCCGCCGCCCGGTACTCGTTCCTGCTGGCCATCCCGGCGGTGGTGATGTCCGGCCTGTTCAGCATCCCGGACGTCTTCGACAACAGCGGCGACGGCTCCATCCCGACCGTCGCCCAGATGATCGTGGCCACCGTGCTCGCGTTCGCGGTCGGGTACGTCTCCATCGCCTGGCTGCTGCGTTATGTCGCCCACCACACCCTGTACGCCTTCGTGCTCTACCGGGTCGCCCTGGGCAGCCTGGTCCTGGCCCTGCTCATCACCGGCACCATCACCGCCACCTGA